Genomic window (Gadus morhua chromosome 3, gadMor3.0, whole genome shotgun sequence):
gctgctgcttggGAACCAGCCCTGGTAGGGGAgaaaggatggaggaggaggtaagacGAGGTCCAGACTGAGacgtggggtggggtggggtgtggCCGGGGGTCTTGTCACCATGTTCAGAGTCTTCACTGTCCTCCGAGGAGTCGCTGCTGGCCGATGAGGAAGAGCCAGTCTTCGCCTTCGAGACCTCCAAGGCCTTCTCAGCTGTGCGGGGAGATGATGAAGTCGTAATTTATTAGAAAGAATACCAAAAAACTCCTGCTGCTTgaaacgcacgcgcacacacgcacacgcaaacacacacacgcacacacctgttgTCCTTTTCTTTTTCCTGAGGCTGCAGGAGACGTATTTTTCCAACTCCCTCAGCGTGGAGGGCTTCAGTGTTTCAAAGTCGATCTCAATCTCATCCGGATTGGAGTTCTTCAGCGAGGGCTCGCGGGACTGGATGATGTGGACCACACGGCCCAGCTTGTCCCCGGGGAGTTTGTTGATGTCCAAGCTCAGCTGGCGCTTCTCCTCGTACGACATGGGCTTGCAGCGCTCACCCGAGCCGCCTCCGAACACACCTGggagagaggtcagagggggcagaggtcagagggggCAGACGTCGGAGGAAGCAGAGTCCAGAGAAGACGAAGGAGGTCAGCAGAAGTTCTCAATGCAGGAAGGGGCAAGAAATGCTGAGGGTAGCCGAGAAGCAGTGTTCCTCAAAACGGGTCCGAAGGCTTACCAGAGCCACAATGTGTCGTTTTGTTGTCAAATGTTAATCAGGATCGTGTGCGtcctatggggggggggggggggtctagagcCATGGTCTTGAGCATAAAGCgacctgacacacacagcagtcGACATCATGTGAAAGCATGCGTACACACCGATGTCGTCTTCTGCCTCGAGAGACGCAGAGGGGACGAGAGGCGTCGGGCCGGCCAGGGGGGGCACCCCGAGACGACTGTTCTTAACCTCATCTTTCTTACTGCGGCGGAGAAAGATGGCTTGGATTAGCTCCGTATAAGAGGAACGGTATCATAGAAGGAGGCTCTACAGCTCAACCGGGGCAGAACTACTGTCCAGGAAACTCAGTCCATTCTCAATTAGGTTCAATATTGATTTCACGAAGGGACTGAAAGTGAAATAatctaataataaaaaagtccTACCCAGGCTTCTTCCGGTCTTTCTTGCCCACCACGGCAGGCTCCTTGCAGACCTTGCTCTTCTTGGAAGGTTGGAGGATGGCGGCCGGCGGGACTTCCACCATTTCCTCCAGTGCAGACTTCTTCTTgtgcttctccttcttcttctccttctctttttccttctccttctccttctctttctccttctccttctccttcctctccctctccttcttcttgcTGGGCTTGCTCACCTGGGGCTGGGCGAGGGCAGCCAGCTGCTCGTGGACCGCCTTCAGCTGCCGGGACGACAGTGAAACATAACCATTACCACGGATGCGGGAGTCATGTGACCACGCATTTCCTGGCTGaggccttccccccccccgccaggctGTATTGTCActttttctcctccctccctaaaCCCCATACCCCTTTCATTTACCATCATCTAACCCAGTGGTCATGTCGCCAGATATGCATATGGGGTCATGTTTCATTGTTGACGGATAAACTATAGATATTGGATTTTGTAAAATGTGAATGGTCCTTAGTaaatacaaacagacagattCTTAGTCCCACGAGCTAACCCCTATCAACCGCCTTGGTGTTGATGGGCGGTACGTGGAGAGCGGATGCACGTTAGGGTCACAAACCTTTTCTGACATCACTATGGGTTCACGGGCCCAAAAGGGAACCGGCGCTCTAACCTGCTCCTGTAGCTCGGCCAGCCGGTGCTGCCGCTCGCGCTCCGAATCGCCCGCCGAGGACTCCGCGTCGGAGGAGCTCGAGGTCCGGCGTGCCAGCGTGGCCGGCAGGACTTGACGcgaggtgggggcggggaggagggcggggtggAGCGCCGGGTGGAGCGCCGGGTGGTGTACCGGGTGGTGGACCGGGTGGTGGACCGGGTGGTGGACCGGGTGGTGGACCGGTTGGTGGACCGGGTGGGGGGCCGGGTGGGGGGCCGGCGAGGGGGCCGGCACCAACGCGGGCTCCGTCGGCTCGTCGGGCATTTTGGCGAAGCGCATCTCAAACACATCCTGTCACGAGGACATTATGGTAAAGAGAACCCGTGAGCTGGTTCTGGGTGTGTGAGCCGTGAGTTTAGAAAAcagaagacaaacaaacaagacacGCGCCTCAAAACATCGTCTGGCGGTAgggcgggagaggggggggggttattacaGGTTGTTGAGGTGCAGAGTCGGTGCTGTTACTGTACCTGTAACTTGCGTGCCATGGCCACCACGTCGTGATCCGGCGGGTTGTATTTATAACAGTTGGAGAACATCAGGCGGACGTCCGCCGCAAACTCCTGGGCGTCTCGGTACTGCCTGGCCTCCAGCTTGTTCTGAAGACACGGGCGGCAGACGTCAACGcgcgtgcgtacacacacacacacacacacacacacacacacacacacactagggctgtcgtttcgaaatgtatccaaaaacgcgaattcgaacgtgaaaattaatattcgaatgtgaaaaaacactcccgcggtacaagcgcctctatctgctttgtgaatgagcctctgtctgttcgcgatgtccctcataatattcaaatgtgaaaaaacactcccgctgaaagctgctataacgcaatgttctcggcaaagtccgagacagcttttttttcatgaatccgaacggtgcgtagtgctggccctttcgctggcatggtggaagacgtaggcgacatgcattttttttctttatcgattttaataggccttctcgataaatggtaagcaaagcaaggaacgttaccactagcatactttgtaacattcagaagcgggcgtcttcttcagattactatagtttgcgcgcttgcaggtgtggtggtgaaatgcaagcgatacaaagttgtggcttttcatgattaggcctccacgttactgggctgtttataggatatatatatatcccactaatttgaaccatggttttgtcgcattattgacatattgacggcaactgcgtaaaataggcaaccagatattcgaatagttcgaattcgtgatttttttccaaacgaacattcgaatgtcatttttgagcaattttgacagccctaacacacacacacacacacacacacacacacaggcgagcTCACCTTGACGGTGCAGAGGTCCATGGGGTGCTTGATGATGTCGTGGTAGTCGTGGAGGCTGAGGGCCCGCGCGTCCACGGGCTTGTAGAAGGGCCAGGCGTACTCGCCGTGCTTCTTGGACAGCATGTCCCGGACCAGGCCGGCGCAGTAGCGCAGCTGCTCCTGCTTCTTGGGGCTCGCCGTGCCCGCCAGCCCGATGCCGAGCACCAGGCCCAGGTGGTTCTGGGAGTCGGGCTGCAGGGCCTCCCGCTTGGGCTGCTTGGGCGGCCGGCTGACCTCGCGCCGGGGCCGCGGGTCGGCGGACGAGACGGGGGACGACTCGCTGAGCTGGTCGTTGGCGGTGGGCGTGGTGGTGTCGGCTTTTCTCTTTTGACTcttcctctgctgtgagggGACACCAGGTgaataaacaaatgaacaaattgAAGCAGGGCGTTCAGAATGCTCAGAGACGCAGGCAGAGGTTCTGAGTCCGTCGGAGCTCGAGCCACGGACTCACCTTGATGGGAGCTGCGGGGTTCTGCTGAGGCTGGTTGGGGTGGAGACCTGAGAGAGCGGTGGTGTGGGCGCTGGCTGGAGGAGGGACCGAGGTCAGTCCCTGGGCCAGGATGTCCAGTGTTGACAGGGGGAACGGGGGTCCGAGCTGAGGGGCGTGGGAGGGCGGGGTAGGGGGCACCCGAGGGGGCTGCGCCAGGCCGTGGGACGGGAGGGCCAGGGGGAGGTTGGGAGGGCCCTGGGGAGTGGGGGTCAAAGGGGGGGCGCGGGTGTGGggcgtggaggaagaggaggagtagtctcgtgtgtgtggagtggtggagggggatgaggagtcCTGCCCCGAGTCTGGTCTGGTCAAACCTGGGGAAGGAAGCAAACGAATGAGGCAAAAGAGATCAAGATTCATCTAAACAGAAGGGAACTACGATCAGTCTCAGGATACAACTACAAAGCTTCAGATTGTCGGTGAACCATCTATCTAATATGTCAACAGTAGTTATGACTGCTGGGAAACATCGCAGCAAAGATGGATACGGCGGCAGATGTTTAATCCCCAACTGCCGGACTGCCGTTTGGGAACGGACGGCCCAAACGGACCAGGTCCACTTCTGGTTTTACCTGGCTCCCGCCGGCTACTGCCGCGCCGTCCTTTGGAAACCACGGCAATCTCCGTCTCCTCCTGGGGCATCTCAGAGATCTTATTGAGGAACGCCTTCTCCAGAGACTCCGCCATCAACACAATGTCGTCGCCAGGCtgcgcacaggcacacgcacacgcacacgcacacgcacacacacacaatagaacaAGTTGGTTTTTTCTATCTCCAGTGCGATCGCATGATGCAAGCATTTAAAGACAATTGTAATTCCTCATTATCGTGCACCGTCAATTTGAATGCAATAGCTGTTTCGTCCTTCAAATGAAAGGCGGGTTGTGTTTACCAGACGACGACTGACACTGAACAtgtacattatcccgcttataacGTGGCTACTGACTGCGTTCATAGCAACGGCCTGATATTTACAGAGGCAGTCTGCCATTCAGAAATATGAATGCCTTAATCTACCAGTGTTCTACCAAAATGTAGTATTCAACCAGAAGCCATGTAAtaacatacaataataataatcagccTCTATCAGTATAGAAATGTATGCACATTTGGAGAACAGAGGCCCATCctgcagcatgtgtgtgtacgtgggtttACCTTATTGTAAATGTAGCAGTTGGTGAACATGGTATTGAAGTCGTGTATGCACTCATGGGCGTTCCAGTAGTAGCTATTTTCCAAACGTTTCTTGATAGTGCCCATATCCATGGGGGTCTTGATGATCTTATAGTAGTCCTAGAACCAGGGAGGAAATGGAGGGTGCAGTTAGTGCATGTACCAGTTAGTAGAGGTGTTTCACAAGTCTCCATGAACCCTAGGATCCCAAACCCGACCTGGGTGAGGGTCCACATTGTATTATGCTCTATGGGGTCTGGGTCGGGCCCCGTCTATTACCGGGTTCTCCGGGTCTGTTTAACCACAAGAGCGCAAAATATGGAAGAAAAAATGTTGGAAATGCTCACGGAAGTGATGGCAGATTGGCAGAATTTCCTGGGTTCATTAGGATTCTGGCCCCTCATTTTGGAGCCATGCAGACATTTCAACTAAAAAGCCTGATTCCACAGAATGGACAAGTAGCACTCAGTCAAACTACTTACAGGCAGGTTGAGTTTGATGGCGTCTACGGGAGCTTGGAAGGGCCATGCGAAGTGGTGTTTCCATAAAGCCTTCAACACCCCTTTCAACAGGTACTGTGTACAAAACATGAAGAGTCAAAATCCCAGCCATCATACGACAGGCAGTCGTATGCCATCATACAATCATGAGCAAAACAACCCGCATAACAGATTGTCTCTCCGTACCTGTAGCTGATTGGTCTGCCGCCTGGGTCGGGAGGGGTTCCATGTTTCGGGAGCAGGGGGGttgcaggagagaggaggcggcgCTGTGGGAGGAGTCTGGCTCCTGCCCGCCTCCAGTCCGTCTcccatggtgatggtggtttggggtggggtggggtgggtgggggagggggggaggggtttgcaGACGAGTCGGGGCTGATTGGACCTGGCGGGGGCAGGCGCGGCAGCGGGGGCGCCGCCTCAGGCCATGACGCTCCTGACTCGACTCTCTGGGGGAAGGATGGTCATCATTAGCATCCGTCACCACCACTAGACAGTCGCTGCCCCTCTTTACTAGGGTTACTCCGTAAGTCAACACTCACTGCACTTTCTACGGGACGAGATCACCAACACCGTTAGTTTCATCCGCATGGCTCGTATAGAAGGGCCTAAGAGGGCATTTCGTGAACTTTCGTGAAATCAAACCAACTAATGGTCTAGTTATACTGCGGGATCATTTCTCTGGTCTACAAGAAGAGCCATCTACAGGAAGGATGTTGGGAGGAAGGACCAGACTTTGCCAGAATTAGTGGTCTATATAAAAGCCTGGGTCTTCTACAAGTTAAGGGTTTGTCTGTGGTGCAAGGACAGCATAGCACACTGGTACTGGGACTGGTGAcctgagagagatagaaaaaggAGTCGGAAAtataggttgtgtgtgtgtgaatgggggaCTTATCGTCCCTGTTATACATGCGTTATATCTgtgcatattattatttatctttatttcagACTCATATAGGTCCATATACACGACAACATATGGACCGCCATATGTTTCTGACAAAATCATCGCAAAAAAGGCAACCGTTGGTACAACAAGTGGAACAGTGGAATCCAAGTTTAAACCACTCCTCGATCTCCAACGCCAACTCATTTATCTCCATAAATGAGACACTTCGCATTTGTCCATGCACCTTACTTGTGTGAACCTGTGTGACAAACAAAACCTATTGGAGAATTGAGAGGCAATATTGGAATATTCTGAAACAAAGTTGTGGTGCAATAGTACCAATTTGAACTACTTTCGATATCGACATGCTCAACTGCTCAGTAAGATGTGTAATGAAATAGTGTTCTGAAACAAAAAGTGGAATCTTCTCCTTTTTTTCTGTTAAAGCCTTGACATAATTTAGAAAGGTTTAGGGGGCACATTCATAGTTGAGCTCGGATGTGTTGACCCTTACCTGGACGTTAAGTATACGTGTGGACACTTTGGacttttgttttattgtggaTCTGACAATTGTGGCAAACTATTTAAAAGTGCACACATATGTATATCGATCCACGATTCGTCTAAAGTTACATAACATTCCATAAATAagaaaggattttttttttttatcaggccTTTCGGTCAGATGTTGACTTCAGGTTCAGCACATTTCACTACGCACCATCACATTCCCGCACACCGCTATTACCGTACCACATGTCGAAGGAGCGCAGACAGAAATAACGTTAAGGTCAGATCTGCCGTGTTCTTCGAAGAGACTATTGAACACTCCTGATAGTCTTAAAAGACGAAATAGCATCATGTCTTTGCTACCAGTGTCTAGCACATTAATTCCATTTCCAGGGTCCAGGTAAGATAGCTCAGACAACCACTTAACACAATTAAACAGTGATTATACACCGTCACAATATCTGTGGGCGTTATTATAAAATACGAATCAATTCTAACTCATATTCATCATGAGACGATGTATAATAGAATATCCTAAAAGTGCTAATTTGTTATTCCTTAACCTTCCCTGTAAGAATGTCGCCATGACGGCTGTCACCAGTTGACAGCTCGGCACGTAAACTGCCTTTCAGAATACAACTTTGACGGATTTCAGATTCCCGAAAGATTATACGCCACATTTTACAAGCGCCTCTGCGCCACCATGCGTAAACTACGCTTCAAGTTGATCGTACGTTATGTCACGAATACGGCCTACGGGGCTACAAACAAACAGCCTAGAAGCTAACTGGTTAGCATCATACTGTCCTGCAGGTTACGCGCACACTGACAACCAGGGACAGTCAGTGTCGTGAAAATGACCTCAACGTGACCCAAACAACGCTAAAAAAGCCACATACTGTACGTGCCGAGAAACAAAGTGCACAAACTTAAGATAGCAGATTTATCTCGTGCGCCCGCACCGGTGCAAGGCCTGCGAAGACAGCCCATGCTCCGCTTGTCACTGCGAGCTCTGACAGCGCGGGGAATACGCAAGCAATGACAGATGTCAGCGTTTTACTGAAATTGTTGGATTCTATGCCGGCGCTTGACGCGTCAATGTCACATTAGTAAAGGTTCAAACTGCGTTTTTTACCTTCCTATGTCGGTTGTCAGCGCGCGCAGATCTTCCTCGCCCCAAATCCAGAACAAACAGTCCCGTCCGACGTCAGCGACGTCAGACGCAAGGGGGCGGGCCCAAAGCTGGTCAGACGAATGTCACCTCTTCACGATTACCCCACCCTGCCTGTATGTAGAAGCTCATGCAACACCATGAAAATATTTCAACTAGGAATAAAATTTGAAAATATTTGAACGATAAGCTTATTCCTTGTTATCCATTATATATCCCTATACGACCCACAAAATAATCCTTATTTTAGACATGTCGAGATTTTTGGAATTATAAATAACAAATCACACATTTGCATCCTCAACAATATGTTTTTAAAAAATTGACTACAATGTATACCACGTTTGGTCAAGGTTATTTTATTATGGACGGCCGGTGTGGACGTTTGATAGAATAGAGTACTTCAGAGTAATATGAGGATAGAGTAATATCCACAAGGTGGCGCACTGTCTGTGCGGATATTATTACAcccaaaggaaaataaaaatacgTATAGACCTAAAGGTATGAGCATTTGACACGGTAAAGCATTTAAAGCTTTAAACTGAAATAAGGCTTGAAGATTTGTCTACTGATGCATACAAGTATAGTCTGTCATCCAATGATTATATTGCAATGATACAACATAACACATTAAGCGACCTTTGATTTACCAAATatcaaaaaaatgtttgccCTGAAGAATGACTTTAATTACAGTAGTGAAAGTATTACTTTAATTACCCAAGTCACACCACAATGGATTtatcaaacacattttttatttacttaatAGAACAAAACCTTTGTTGCACAAGAGACAACGGATTAGTTCCTAAACCAATTCTAAAGACATAACTTTAATCTTTCCAGGATATTAACATTGGGAAGTGTAAATGTAATCATTTGCCAACAACACTGACTGGCAAGGGATTACATTTTATGTACTGTTAGTCGGGGGAGGGCAGAATTTACCACTTGATACCAGACACTTTCaataaaaacgaaaaaaaaaaaaaaaaaaaaaaaaggcacaagAAAATTTGGGTTACAAACAAaacatgaaatacatttttgcttCGTCTTTGTAAGAAACCTCAGGACACTGGCATGTACGTTATGGTAATTCAGGGTAGGCGGCGAAAGGGCAGCGATGGAAGGACTAGGAAACATGTTAACTGGTCCAGATAAGAGTTTGCAGTGAGAGGCCACTACAGTCACTCAAGCACAGCACCATCACTGCCATTCTTGTCCCCTTCCACTTCTCCGGCTGTTGCTTCTACTCCCTCTTCCTCGTCCAACTCGCCCTGCACAGCATCTTCACCGATCTCATCCTCTACAACATAACCTTCGTCATCTCCAACCTCAAagccttcttcctcttcttcttcttcctcctccaccttattTCCCCCCTGCTGTGCTGCCGCCTCCTgctctttctcctcctgctgctgctgctgctcctgctgctgctgctgctcctgctcctcctcctcctgctgctgctgctcctgctccatCTTTTCCCCCTCCGCTCCTTCTCCCTCAGCCACCTCCTGAGCAGTCTCCCCTTCGATGGCAGGCTCCTCCTTTATTGACTGGCTGTCGTTCTTCTGGCCGCCGTCATCGCCGTCGCCCATCTCCTTCATGCCGTCggtcacctccatcaccatggAGTCCTCGGGGTCCTGCTCGTCTTGGTTCCCGGTGAACGGATTTTCACCCTGTAGAGGGAACGGCCATTTCAACACCGAGTCAAGTTCAGCCCCACACATCGGTGCAGACATGGCTGCAATGTGCTGGTACACTTTTGCCCATGAGGCACTCTATGGATGGTTTGGAATACAACAAGTGTAATCGCAACACGAACAAGCTGCACAAGTAAAGCAGAACTCTTATGTGTTGCATAATAAATATTAACAACTTCCACAAACACTGTTGCAGATGGCTGACATCTGGTTCAGAAGCCGTCATGGTACACGTTTTAATTAGTTAATCCCATTCAGACCTGGCTGCATTCCCACTAGACAGACAACGCGGTTTCAGGCCATGCGAAGGGCAGGCTGCTGAAGCACCAACAACAAAAGCAGAGCAGATAACCCTGGCTGTGGGATATTTACCTTGAGATAACTCTCCAGTTTCTTGCCAATAATCTTGTGGTTAAGTATGCTGCGAGCCACAGACAGACTGCCTCTCTTCGACTGCTCCATCATACCCTGTAAACAAACAAGACACCACCAGTCAGACCGGGGGAGCAGGCTTAAGCATGTTCAGACACCGCCGTGTGCATAAACAGGATTCGGTGTTATGGCTTACGTCACTTATACACATTGGTTCCTCAAGTGAAGATTGGGGATTGAGCCTTCTTACCTTGCGGTTGTAGTTGTGATCAGGGGATTTGATGTGCTTCTGGATCAGGTGGTGTTGCATAGGTATGAACAGGTCACATGCGGCGCAGTGGGCAGCCTCTACTTTCCTCATGAAGTGCTCCATACCGATCTCTGTCATATGAATACAAGGGTCATTttcgcgc
Coding sequences:
- the LOC115539868 gene encoding bromodomain-containing protein 4 isoform X7, coding for MGDGLEAGRSQTPPTAPPPLSCNPPAPETWNPSRPRRQTNQLQYLLKGVLKALWKHHFAWPFQAPVDAIKLNLPDYYKIIKTPMDMGTIKKRLENSYYWNAHECIHDFNTMFTNCYIYNKPGDDIVLMAESLEKAFLNKISEMPQEETEIAVVSKGRRGSSRREPGLTRPDSGQDSSSPSTTPHTRDYSSSSSTPHTRAPPLTPTPQGPPNLPLALPSHGLAQPPRVPPTPPSHAPQLGPPFPLSTLDILAQGLTSVPPPASAHTTALSGLHPNQPQQNPAAPIKQRKSQKRKADTTTPTANDQLSESSPVSSADPRPRREVSRPPKQPKREALQPDSQNHLGLVLGIGLAGTASPKKQEQLRYCAGLVRDMLSKKHGEYAWPFYKPVDARALSLHDYHDIIKHPMDLCTVKNKLEARQYRDAQEFAADVRLMFSNCYKYNPPDHDVVAMARKLQDVFEMRFAKMPDEPTEPALVPAPSPAPHPAPHPVHQPVHHPVHHPVHHPVHHPVHHPALHPALHPALLPAPTSRQVLPATLARRTSSSSDAESSAGDSERERQHRLAELQEQLKAVHEQLAALAQPQVSKPSKKKERERKEKEKEKEKEKEKEKEKEKKKEKHKKKSALEEMVEVPPAAILQPSKKSKVCKEPAVVGKKDRKKPGKKDEVKNSRLGVPPLAGPTPLVPSASLEAEDDIGVFGGGSGERCKPMSYEEKRQLSLDINKLPGDKLGRVVHIIQSREPSLKNSNPDEIEIDFETLKPSTLRELEKYVSCSLRKKKRTTAEKALEVSKAKTGSSSSASSDSSEDSEDSEHGLVPKQQQKQKKAVFTKDTKRPHHPSFNSVGGPPVPPHQPQVVQSKPLFSAPPALPLPVPAPSLDSSQLLGSGFDPLAHFLNPHLAQSKPEPTPTVSTAGGPAPPGPLNAQAHAAPPPAETHPFLNQHTILPSPALHNALPQQPSRPSHRAAPLPPKSAQQPPAPAPIMPASAGAPLPSSSAPPHPSLPLALPERAPPPPPPPPHLPSPTTHTILGTLSAQPPQALLEDDEEPAPAGPASPPPSLPLSQMHVYLQSLQPRAPAPGPAQPLHGHAHTPAQAPPHATQPAHAQAVTAAAQRNGAGHGLLPQSLMTAAGPKAAALQQKLQQMQQHQRPQSPCIKTEPYAGSLRESPPSLRLHSPQMTPQFHPVGQHSPVQTKKHEQRSNLVGGVKEEKLSHSPVLPPSPFSPALRPDAHKSLDGRPPHNVKSLDGSRPGSRLPHSPNPPTSQHEVKVKLESKTQSAPKKAQDTKLKNMGSWASLIQRPQSTTSTSSFRSSSDSFEQFRRVALEKEERERQLKAQAEQARREQEKLRGSRDDEDTAEPARRSKDDTHRRQEQQPSPLAPTPPASTPPTRSPQPAPSQPPATPPAPPSAAAQTALDQQREMARRREQERRRREAMADTIDINFQSELMAIFEENLF
- the LOC115539868 gene encoding bromodomain-containing protein 4 isoform X3, which produces MGDGLEAGRSQTPPTAPPPLSCNPPAPETWNPSRPRRQTNQLQYLLKGVLKALWKHHFAWPFQAPVDAIKLNLPDYYKIIKTPMDMGTIKKRLENSYYWNAHECIHDFNTMFTNCYIYNKPGDDIVLMAESLEKAFLNKISEMPQEETEIAVVSKGRRGSSRREPGLTRPDSGQDSSSPSTTPHTRDYSSSSSTPHTRAPPLTPTPQGPPNLPLALPSHGLAQPPRVPPTPPSHAPQLGPPFPLSTLDILAQGLTSVPPPASAHTTALSGLHPNQPQQNPAAPIKRKSQKRKADTTTPTANDQLSESSPVSSADPRPRREVSRPPKQPKREALQPDSQNHLGLVLGIGLAGTASPKKQEQLRYCAGLVRDMLSKKHGEYAWPFYKPVDARALSLHDYHDIIKHPMDLCTVKNKLEARQYRDAQEFAADVRLMFSNCYKYNPPDHDVVAMARKLQDVFEMRFAKMPDEPTEPALVPAPSPAPHPAPHPVHQPVHHPVHHPVHHPVHHPVHHPALHPALHPALLPAPTSRQVLPATLARRTSSSSDAESSAGDSERERQHRLAELQEQVRAPVPFWAREPIVMSEKLKAVHEQLAALAQPQVSKPSKKKERERKEKEKEKEKEKEKEKEKEKKKEKHKKKSALEEMVEVPPAAILQPSKKSKVCKEPAVVGKKDRKKPGKKDEVKNSRLGVPPLAGPTPLVPSASLEAEDDIGVFGGGSGERCKPMSYEEKRQLSLDINKLPGDKLGRVVHIIQSREPSLKNSNPDEIEIDFETLKPSTLRELEKYVSCSLRKKKRTTAEKALEVSKAKTGSSSSASSDSSEDSEDSEHGLVPKQQQKQKKAVFTKDTKRPHHPSFNSVGGPPVPPHQPQVVQSKPLFSAPPALPLPVPAPSLDSSQLLGSGFDPLAHFLNPHLAQSKPEPTPTVSTAGGPAPPGPLNAQAHAAPPPAETHPFLNQHTILPSPALHNALPQQPSRPSHRAAPLPPKSAQQPPAPAPIMPASAGAPLPSSSAPPHPSLPLALPERAPPPPPPPPHLPSPTTHTILGTLSAQPPQALLEDDEEPAPAGPASPPPSLPLSQMHVYLQSLQPRAPAPGPAQPLHGHAHTPAQAPPHATQPAHAQAVTAAAQRNGAGHGLLPQSLMTAAGPKAAALQQKLQQMQQHQRPQSPCIKTEPYAGSLRESPPSLRLHSPQMTPQFHPVGQHSPVQTKKHEQRSNLVGGVKEEKLSHSPVLPPSPFSPALRPDAHKSLDGRPPHNVKSLDGSRPGSRLPHSPNPPTSQHEVKVKLESKTQSAPKKAQDTKLKNMGSWASLIQRPQSTTSTSSFRSSSDSFEQFRRVALEKEERERQLKAQAEQARREQEKLRSGSRDDEDTAEPARRSKDDTHRRQEQQPSPLAPTPPASTPPTRSPQPAPSQPPATPPAPPSAAAQTALDQQREMARRREQERRRREAMADTIDINFQSELMAIFEENLF
- the LOC115539868 gene encoding bromodomain-containing protein 4 isoform X4, which produces MGDGLEAGRSQTPPTAPPPLSCNPPAPETWNPSRPRRQTNQLQYLLKGVLKALWKHHFAWPFQAPVDAIKLNLPDYYKIIKTPMDMGTIKKRLENSYYWNAHECIHDFNTMFTNCYIYNKPGDDIVLMAESLEKAFLNKISEMPQEETEIAVVSKGRRGSSRREPGLTRPDSGQDSSSPSTTPHTRDYSSSSSTPHTRAPPLTPTPQGPPNLPLALPSHGLAQPPRVPPTPPSHAPQLGPPFPLSTLDILAQGLTSVPPPASAHTTALSGLHPNQPQQNPAAPIKQRKSQKRKADTTTPTANDQLSESSPVSSADPRPRREVSRPPKQPKREALQPDSQNHLGLVLGIGLAGTASPKKQEQLRYCAGLVRDMLSKKHGEYAWPFYKPVDARALSLHDYHDIIKHPMDLCTVKNKLEARQYRDAQEFAADVRLMFSNCYKYNPPDHDVVAMARKLQDVFEMRFAKMPDEPTEPALVPAPSPAPHPAPHPVHQPVHHPVHHPVHHPVHHPVHHPALHPALHPALLPAPTSRQVLPATLARRTSSSSDAESSAGDSERERQHRLAELQEQVRAPVPFWAREPIVMSEKLKAVHEQLAALAQPQVSKPSKKKERERKEKEKEKEKEKEKEKEKEKKKEKHKKKSALEEMVEVPPAAILQPSKKSKVCKEPAVVGKKDRKKPGKKDEVKNSRLGVPPLAGPTPLVPSASLEAEDDIGVFGGGSGERCKPMSYEEKRQLSLDINKLPGDKLGRVVHIIQSREPSLKNSNPDEIEIDFETLKPSTLRELEKYVSCSLRKKKRTTAEKALEVSKAKTGSSSSASSDSSEDSEDSEHGLVPKQQQKQKKAVFTKDTKRPHHPSFNSVGGPPVPPHQPQVVQSKPLFSAPPALPLPVPAPSLDSSQLLGSGFDPLAHFLNPHLAQSKPEPTPTVSTAGGPAPPGPLNAQAHAAPPPAETHPFLNQHTILPSPALHNALPQQPSRPSHRAAPLPPKSAQQPPAPAPIMPASAGAPLPSSSAPPHPSLPLALPERAPPPPPPPPHLPSPTTHTILGTLSAQPPQALLEDDEEPAPAGPASPPPSLPLSQMHVYLQSLQPRAPAPGPAQPLHGHAHTPAQAPPHATQPAHAQAVTAAAQRNGAGHGLLPQSLMTAAGPKAAALQQKLQQMQQHQRPQSPCIKTEPYAGSLRESPPSLRLHSPQMTPQFHPVGQHSPVQTKKHRSNLVGGVKEEKLSHSPVLPPSPFSPALRPDAHKSLDGRPPHNVKSLDGSRPGSRLPHSPNPPTSQHEVKVKLESKTQSAPKKAQDTKLKNMGSWASLIQRPQSTTSTSSFRSSSDSFEQFRRVALEKEERERQLKAQAEQARREQEKLRSGSRDDEDTAEPARRSKDDTHRRQEQQPSPLAPTPPASTPPTRSPQPAPSQPPATPPAPPSAAAQTALDQQREMARRREQERRRREAMADTIDINFQSELMAIFEENLF